TTTCGGCACAAAATAAAAACCGCGCCCAACATTGAGCGCGGTAACCAATCATATTTATTCTTATCGTTTCATGCGGCGCACAGCAGCTACAAGCGGTACGATCAAGAGTACCGATACCACCGCTTCGGGAATCCCGTTCATCGTTGCCACACCGACGATAACACTCAAGACCACATCCGGATCGAGCGATTTTGCCGCAGCATATTCTGCCGCATACAAGAAATACATCATCCCCAAGACGCCGATCGTATTCGTCAGCGAGCCAACAAGCGCACCCATACCGACACCGAGTGTTTCACTCTTTTTCGCGAACGCGCGATATGTCGCATACGCCGTGATCGCGATCAAAATACGCGGCAATACCGATACGAGCGGATTGATAAACGCGAACGATAAGAGCGTCGGTGCCGACAAATTCTGAAAGATACTAAAAAGACCGAAGATAAGCCCAATCGCCATCCCAACGATCGGCCCTTCCAAGATAGCACCGATAATAACAGGCAAGTGCATGATCGTCGCTTTCGTCGTCGGAAGCGGAATAAATCCATACCCCGTCAGACCAAGCACCATACAAATACCCGATAACATCCCGATAATAACCAATTTTCTCAGTTTAGTGCGGTCGCGAGGTACCGCCTGCCGAGTCGGTCTATTGTTCGTTTTCGTTGCCATATAAAATTGTTTCCCCCTTACTCACATCTAATTTAATAGTATGCTGTACATCCATATCATACTGCCATGACCGCCATCTGTCAATTATTCCATGCAAAATCAGTCGAATAAAGAACATCCAGGCAATAAAAAAGAAGCGCAAGAACACTTGCGCCCCTCATCTCACTTACTCAAATCAGGTCTTAAGACTTTCGCACCGCGCAGATACACATGCTCGATCTCGCGTTGCTTTTTATCCGTATTGATCAGAAGAAGTACACGAATACACTTCTCAAGTGCACCCTCGACATCCTGCTCCTGCGCACCAAAAAGCGGAACCGTCACCCAGCCCAGCTTACGCGCACCGACCGCAGAGAACCCTGCCGTCAGATCATCCGTCGCACTGAAGATCGCCGCACCGACATCCTCCGTCTGAAATCCATTCTTCTCTTGCATCGCACTCAGCAGCTCGACCACCGCTGCAATAATCTCTTCTTTATCATCGCGCTCAACCGTGATCGCACCGCGTACACCTTGCATCATACTGATCTCTCCTATCTATGCTACTATACTACCATACTACAATTAAATATTATTCCCCATCTCACGCAAAAAGTCCTGTCTATATAACCAAAAACTTTTCCTTTTTTCTACATTTTTTACTGCATGCCTAATATTCACAACCACCATTTGACGAATCAGCCGATCACAGATAAAATAAAATCAAAACATCATTACCCAGAAGGAGCATCACCCATGTCCATCGCCCATCGTGTACGCCACATCAGAAAAGCACTCAATATGACCCAAGAAGAATTCGGCCGACACCTCGGCACCAAACGCGAAGCCATCACCTCCGTAGAGATCGGTCGCGTATCCCCGAGCGGCCTTATGATAACCGCCATCTGTGCCAAATTCAACATCAGCGAAGACTGGCTCCGCCACGGTACAGGCGACATGTTCCTCCCGCCCACACACGAAAAAGAACTCGCCAAATTCTTAAGCAACCTCATCGAACGCCAC
The Selenomonadales bacterium DNA segment above includes these coding regions:
- a CDS encoding ECF transporter S component — encoded protein: MATKTNNRPTRQAVPRDRTKLRKLVIIGMLSGICMVLGLTGYGFIPLPTTKATIMHLPVIIGAILEGPIVGMAIGLIFGLFSIFQNLSAPTLLSFAFINPLVSVLPRILIAITAYATYRAFAKKSETLGVGMGALVGSLTNTIGVLGMMYFLYAAEYAAAKSLDPDVVLSVIVGVATMNGIPEAVVSVLLIVPLVAAVRRMKR
- a CDS encoding helix-turn-helix transcriptional regulator, which codes for MSIAHRVRHIRKALNMTQEEFGRHLGTKREAITSVEIGRVSPSGLMITAICAKFNISEDWLRHGTGDMFLPPTHEKELAKFLSNLIERHDQDFVLHFLTVLTKLTPDDWHTLEKISALLQAEQKGSSIR
- the aroH gene encoding chorismate mutase produces the protein MQGVRGAITVERDDKEEIIAAVVELLSAMQEKNGFQTEDVGAAIFSATDDLTAGFSAVGARKLGWVTVPLFGAQEQDVEGALEKCIRVLLLINTDKKQREIEHVYLRGAKVLRPDLSK